AACTCTCTCGTCTTCGCCGCCGGCGCGCTCGCGCTCGCCCTGCCGATGGGCGTCGTCGTCTCGGTGCTGACGACCAGACGGTATCGCGGCCGAAAGCTCGTCGACGCCGTCGCGATGGCGCCGCTCGCGGTATCGGGAATCATCGTCGGTATCGGACTCCTTCGCGGTCCCGTCTTCGGGATCGAGATTTCGGGCTGGCGGTTCACGATGGGCGGGTCGATCGCCATCGTCGCGGCCCACGCGGTGTCGTGTTACCCGTTCGTCGTCCGCACCGTGGCGCCGGGACTCGAGTCGGTCGACGGCTCGCTCGTCGAATCCGCTCGCGCGCTCGGCGCCTCTCGAGCGCGGGCGCTAATCGACGTCGAGTTGCCGCTGGTCTGGCCGGGCGTCGTCGCCGGCGCGGCGTTCGTCGTCGCCATCTCCATGGGAGAGTTCTCCTCGACGGTCATCCTCGCGACGGGAACCGACCAGTACACGATGCCGATCGCGATCGAACGCTTCATCGGTCGTCGGCTCGGACCCGCGACCGCAATGGGCGTCGTCCTGCTCGTCGTCACGAGCGTCAGTTTCGTGATTATCGACCGACTCGGGGGTGAGAGCTTTGGCATCTGAGGAGCCCGAACGCTCGAACGCGTTCGAACGGTCGGCTCGCAGTACGGACGCCGTCTCGGACGACCTCGAGGATCGACCGGTCGCGCTCGAACTCGAGTCGGTCGCGAAGCGCTACGCCGAGACGACCGCCGTCGACGACCTCTCGCTGTCGGTTCGCGAAGGCGAGTTCTTCACGCTGGTCGGCCCCTCCGGCTGCGGCAAGACGACGACGCTGCGGCTGATCGCCGGCTTCGAGTCGCCGACGGACGGCGTCGTCCGGTTCGGCGGCGAGGACGTCACCGGGGTTCCACCCGAAGAACGGAACGTCGGCGTCGTCTTCCAGAACTACGCGCTCTTTCCGCACATGACCGTCGGCGAGAACGTGGGCTACGGGCTCAACTTCGCCGAGTCGCCGGGCGACGTCTCGGACGACGAGCGGGTCCGAGAGCTGCTCGAGTTGGTCGACCTCGAGGGGATGGCCGGGCGCGAGCCGGACCAGCTCTCGGGCGGCCAGCAACAACGGGTGGCGATCGCCCGCGCGCTCGCACCAGGTCCCGACGTCCTCCTGCTCGACGAGCCGATGAGCGCGCTGGACGCCCGGCTCCGCGAGCGGCTGCGCGTCCAGGTGAACGAGATCCAGAAGGAGCTGGGGATCACGACGGTCTACGTCACGCACGATCAGGAGGAGGCCCTCGCGGTTTCGGATCGCGTCGCGGTGATGCGAGACGGGACGCCCGAACAGGTCGCGAAGCCTCGAGAGATCTACCGGCGGCCCGAGACGCGGTTCGTCGCGGAGTTCGTCGGCGATAACAACGTCTTCGCCGGAACCGCGGTCTCAGTGGACGACTCCGGGGAACGAACGCTCGCGACGGTCGACGCCGGAGCGGAGACGTTTACCGTGAACGTTACCGAGCGAGAGGTCGCCTCTGGCGACGAGATCACCTTCTGTGTCAGGCCCGAGAATCTGCGGATCGGAGCCGGCGTGAACGCGACGATGGCGACCGTCGCCAGCGCGGAATTCCTCGGAGAGACGACGCGAGTCCATCTCGAGTGGCAGGGTCGAGAACTCCTCGTGCGAACGCGCGATCCGTTATCGGGCGAAGTCGTCGTCGGGTTCGATCCCGACAGTGCGCACATCGTCAGGGTCGACTGAACCGCGTGACCGTTTGTCTCAGATCGGATTGAGACTGTTCCAAACCGATGGAAACGGCGTTACGTGTAGATCAAGCGGGTAACGGAGCGGCAATCGAGTTCACTGATTGCTGTCAAAAACAGCTCGTTGAGTACAGAGGATGGATTCAGTACTCGTGACGACGTCGAAGCCGCCGGCCAGAGCACGCTGAACGGGTGGGCTGCATCTTGCTCAGATGCAACCGCTCGACTCAGTGGACTGTATGCCGAGGGCTCAATGACTAGGTTCAAAGCCAATCGGCGGGGAGTTCGTCGGTGTGGTCGCGCATCAACTGTAATAGCGCCCGGATCTCGTCGAATCGTGGCCCTTTCCGGACTTCGTTCGTTTCCCGGTCCCAGATGATGAATCCCGCGTCCTCAAGCTTCGGCAAGTGCCTGTGAACCATCTGGATCTTGAGGTTTTCGAGATCTTCATCCTCGACGTGGATGTCGGGAGGGATCCGTGCGTCGTTTTGGGGAGTGTGGTCCAGCAAGGAAATGAGCAATCTTCGACGGTACTTGTTCGCCAGGATATCCAGATATCTATCCAATGACCCTGGTCCGTGAGTGGTTTCCTCGATCATGCTTT
This DNA window, taken from Natronococcus sp. CG52, encodes the following:
- a CDS encoding ABC transporter ATP-binding protein, which produces MASEEPERSNAFERSARSTDAVSDDLEDRPVALELESVAKRYAETTAVDDLSLSVREGEFFTLVGPSGCGKTTTLRLIAGFESPTDGVVRFGGEDVTGVPPEERNVGVVFQNYALFPHMTVGENVGYGLNFAESPGDVSDDERVRELLELVDLEGMAGREPDQLSGGQQQRVAIARALAPGPDVLLLDEPMSALDARLRERLRVQVNEIQKELGITTVYVTHDQEEALAVSDRVAVMRDGTPEQVAKPREIYRRPETRFVAEFVGDNNVFAGTAVSVDDSGERTLATVDAGAETFTVNVTEREVASGDEITFCVRPENLRIGAGVNATMATVASAEFLGETTRVHLEWQGRELLVRTRDPLSGEVVVGFDPDSAHIVRVD
- a CDS encoding helix-turn-helix domain-containing protein, encoding MIEETTHGPGSLDRYLDILANKYRRRLLISLLDHTPQNDARIPPDIHVEDEDLENLKIQMVHRHLPKLEDAGFIIWDRETNEVRKGPRFDEIRALLQLMRDHTDELPADWL